Part of the bacterium genome is shown below.
ACGGCGGCGGCTCGGTGATCTCGGACGTCGTTGTCTCCTGCTACACGGAAAAGCTCGGCGTTTCGTCGTTCGCGTTCTTCGCGCCGGCGGCGACGCTTGCCGACGTGGATCTCTGGGTGCGCGCCGCGTTTTGCGGCGCCGTGACGATCGACGAGGACGATCCGCGCCCGCGCATCGAGAGCCTGGCGCGGGTGGACGCGGCCGGCGAGCCGCCCCAGGACGCGCTCGCGGTGTTTCGCCGCGTGGACGAGGATGTGGTCCGCGCGGGGACGGCGCCGGGCGATCTCCTGAAATCGCGGCCGGAACTCGTCGCGATGGCCAAACCGTATTTCGTTGGCCAGGCCGCGCTGGCGCGCGTCGCGGGCCACGGCTTCGCCGAAACGGCCGTTCTTCCGTCGATCGAAGCGCCGCCGCTTCGCCGGACCGTTCTGTTTGACGCGCACAAGGAGCTTGGCGCGAAGATGGTGCCGTTCGGCGGCTGGGAGATGCCCGTGCATTACCCGACGGGGATCTTCGCGGAACACCGCGCGACGCGCTCGGCCGCGGCGCTGTTTGACGTCTCGCACATGAGCGTTTTCGAAATCGCGGGCCGCGACGCCGCCGCGGCGCTCGAATACCTGCTTGCGGGTCGCGCGGCGCGCGTGTCGGTCGGCCGTGCGGCGTACACGTACCTGTTGACGCCCGACGGCGCGGCGATTGATGACGCTTTCATCTACCGCTTGTCGGTGGAGCGTTACCTCATCGTCGTCAACGCGGGAAACGCGGACCGGGATCGCGCGTGGATGACGGCCGCGCTTTCCGGCTCGGCGGTGATCGACGCCGCGGTGCCCGGGCGCCGCCTGCCGACGGCGGTACGCTTTCGCGATCTGCGCGACGCCGGGCCGGACAGCCTCGCGTTGATCGCGTTTCAGGGGCCGGCGTCACTGATGCAGCTCGTGCGTCTCGCGGAATCGGGCGACGACGCGCAAATCCTCACCCGGCTGAAGAAAAACGAGATCGCGCGCGTATTGATCGCCGGGCAGCGCGTGCAGGTGGCGCGAACCGGTTACACCGGCGAAGACGTGGCATTCGAGCTTTTCGTGCACCCGGGCGCGCTTGGCGCGGTGTGGAACGCGATCCTCGAATCCGGCCGCGCCGCCGGCGTGTTGCCCGCGGGCCTTGGCGCGCGCGACGCGGCTCGCCTGGAGGCGGGGCTGCCGCTTTTCGGGCACGAGTTGGAGGGCGAGCAGCGCGGCACGCTCACGGAGGCCGGCTACGGCTGGGTGCCCAAAGTCACCGCGCCGTGGTTTATCGGCCGCGATGCCTACGCCGCGCGCGTCGGCGACAAGCCCGCGCGAAAGATCGTCCGCCTTGCGGGGCAAGGCGCCCGCGCCGCGCGCGACGGGCATCTGATCCTCGACGACGACGGCATGGCGGCCGGGCCGATCGTGTCGTTCGCGTTTGTCGACGACGACAAGAATTATTACGCGCACGCTTTCGTGCCGGCTGATTTCGACGATACGCCCGGGCGAATCGTGCGCGCGTTGCGTTCGAAGGAGCCGCCCGCGCCAGGGGAGGACGTTTCATCGAAATCAGTCGAGCTGAAGGTGCTGACACGCTTTCCCGGCAAGGCCGAGCGCGAGGGGTGGAAGGCGCGGTACGCTGGCAGGTAAGGGTCGTTAGAGCAGCGTTTTCGGCAACCGAAAAATCTTCTCAATGTCGGCCAAGACGTATTTACCCACCTCGTCGTTATCGCCGTGGCATTTGATGGGGTAAGAGCGTTCCTGCCCGCCGATTCGCGGGTGGTAAATCATCAAATGCCCCTTGCCGCTATACCAGAATTCAAAAGCCGGATCGTGCTTACGAAGGCGTTTTTTCAGTTCCCGGACTTTGTAGATTTTCGGCAACGCCAATATCCCGGAGTGGATCAGGCCGTAAATTCAAAATCTGACGGCGCGGGAAAAGGAATGTGGGCAAAATTCAATTTGCCGCGGCGCGGTTTTTTCGGGAACGCCTTGAGCGCCTTTTCCTCGAGAGCCTGAAATTTGTCGAACAGGCGGTTGTCCGCCGGCTGATAAATCAGTCCGGGTTTGTCCTTGAAGATTGCGAACGCAATCTGCGCCTCGACAAGATCCGTCAGGGCAGCGATCGCCGTATCTTCGGTGTCGCCGCGGCCTTTCAGATCCATTTCCAGGCAATGCGCGACGGTATGACCGTCCTCGCGATAAAGCAGCACTCTAAGCCCGAGCCGATGATGAAATTCTCTCTTGTATGTTCGTTCCATGTCTCGACCTCTCGTGGAATTTGACACGCAATCGCGTTACCCGGCAAGGCCGAGCGCGAGGGGTGGAAGGCGCGGTACGCGGGACGGTGACCGTTTCGCCCAGAGAAGGCGGCGGGGAATCCAAAAGACTTTTTCGATATTCGCAACCGCGTGACGTCCTTGAAACGGAAAAATTCCGTCGATATCCCGCCATCGCGCCGACTTGTGCTAGCTTTCCGCCATGCTCCGGACGCGATCGCTTCTAACGACGAGGCAGGGCCTTCTGCTTGCGGCCGGCGTTCTTCTTTTTACGCTCGTCATTTATTTCGCGGCGCCGGATATTCTCGAACTCGCGGAACTGCGTCTCCTGGATTGGCGCACGCTGTTGCGCGGACCGAAAAGCGCCGACGACACGGTCAAGCTCATCCTCATCGATTCGGAAAGCCGCGTGCGTTACGGGATGAACGAACACATGCGCTTCGGGCTTGCGGCCGTGCTCGACGATCTTTGCGAAAAGGGCGCGGCGGTCATCGGCCTCGATCTGTTTTTCGTGCCCGGCGACGGGAACGGCGCGGATCGCTCCCGGCGCGCGCTCGCGCAAGCCGTCGAGGAATGCGGCAACGTCGTCATCGGTTTCAACTGGGAGTTTCGCGTCCCGCACGGTCGCCTCGCGCTGCCCGAGGCCATGGGGCGGCGCGCGCTGCTTGACGTGACGAACCCGCGTGACGACGACGACTTTCCGCTCGCGCGCATTCCGGAAAACGCGGTCGCGCCCGATCGGCGCATCACCCGCCATGCCGCCGCGACGGGATTTTTCACGACGATCTCCGACCCCGTGCACATGGCGCGCAAGATTCCCGCGGCGCTCATCCACGACAATCGCCTTCACTATCCGTTCGGCCTTTCGATCGCGCGGGTTTACATGCGCGACGGCCGCGAGGCGCCGCACGTCCCCGGCTTGTTGAGCGAAATCGCGCTTCGCCGCGGCCTGACGCTGCGCACGGACAAGGCGGGCTACCTGTGGTTCAACCACTACGGAACGCAGGACGCCTTCGCGCACATGAGCTTCGAATCCGCCGTGTCAAACAGCGTGCCCGCGAGCTTCGCGCGCGATTCGATTATCCTGGTCGGCGTGTCGGGCGACGAGTCCAACGACCTGTTCGGCAACATGTTCCAACCCGATCTTCCCGGCGTGGCGCTG
Proteins encoded:
- a CDS encoding CHASE2 domain-containing protein, with product MLRTRSLLTTRQGLLLAAGVLLFTLVIYFAAPDILELAELRLLDWRTLLRGPKSADDTVKLILIDSESRVRYGMNEHMRFGLAAVLDDLCEKGAAVIGLDLFFVPGDGNGADRSRRALAQAVEECGNVVIGFNWEFRVPHGRLALPEAMGRRALLDVTNPRDDDDFPLARIPENAVAPDRRITRHAAATGFFTTISDPVHMARKIPAALIHDNRLHYPFGLSIARVYMRDGREAPHVPGLLSEIALRRGLTLRTDKAGYLWFNHYGTQDAFAHMSFESAVSNSVPASFARDSIILVGVSGDESNDLFGNMFQPDLPGVALHATAVSNALFHGFLWRDGLIRALEVALMAAIAVLMGIVVARSWSAVALLIGPMLALIVFLVAQLLLSRLGIWVHIMGPMWIIAALHVVVMGARLHAAEGAAEKLTKPEV